The window GCTCCCACCTAGATTATGTTGCAAATTGAATAGGTTGTTGAATGAATCAGGGAGGCACCAAACAGATAGGAGCTGAATGCTTCTAAATATTGCactctatttttcttgatttttatgttaaaaaaatagaaaatttaatagCTTTGTTTTCTTCCATGCACTTGTtatgacattttctttttcttgttaacAGATGAATGCAGGTGCTGTTTTGCTCACAGATTGTGTCTTTTGGTTTATAATTGTTCCATTTCTTCTGATCAAAGATTACAAcctaaattttgtaagtatCATAGAGCCTCAATATTATTCTTtgcaaaattttatttgattgtatcCAAATAATACCCTTTCTCAAGTTATTTTGAAAAGCTGACTAGAAGCAGGACATAAGTGgaatgtttcttttttctttttcctttttattacaTATGAATGACTTACTTTCCTTGGATAAAGTCTAGAATCTAATACAAGCTTGCTATTGCAAAAAGCCAAAAGATCAAACATTtaagtaaaactaaaaactactTGACCTGATCTTGCACTTTGCAAGCTAAATTGTTTAGAACTCTGGCAGATGATTATTCTTTCCATGCATTGCGTCTTCCTAAAACAAGACCAATATCCATTTTAAGTTACAGAAAGGaaatttatctctttttcttctcaccaaaaaaatatGCAGTGTAAATGTTGATTAAACGATTTTTTCCCCCCATTACTGCAGCTGGTTATAAATATGCACTCAATCAATGCTGTTTTCCTGCTTGGTGAGACGGCTTTGAATTGCTTGGTAAGttgttgtaattatctcaaattttttctctttgtcCAGCTCTTTTCATGAACATTCAtcttattatgattttttttttcagaggtTTTCTTGGTTTCGAATTGGATATTTCTGCCTATGGACAGTCGTTTATGTGATTTTTCAGTGGATACTACATGCTTGTGTCAAACTTTGGTAAGACCATTATCAGAAgtctttatcattaaaaaaactatcatattttaaatatattttaggtaactttttttttgttttttgaaaaacaggtgGCCATATCCCTTTCTTGACTTGTCATCTCCGTATGCTCCACTATGGTATGTAGTCTTAATCATTCACCTTCTATTGTTCAGAAAGAAATTCTGCTTTATGTTTCCTTTAACCAGAAAGTTTGTATAAAACATTTTGTACACACACATAATTGTTGCTTTTTGAATCCATACAATCTTTACAATTTTCCATGTCTCAAGCCAATCTGTCAGAAGTTGTAAATGTTAGGTCAAACAGGTGGCTCTTCAGCATTGTGATCCAAATTCTTTTAGTAGCCCTGATCTAtagttataaacttataatgcCTTTTTCCTCTATTACATGATGCAATCATTATTTGCAATTTGCAAATTACAAATCCAAATTTCTCTATCAGAAAAATTTCTTCTCTACCACAGTAcatgtttctttcctatttCAATCCATGCACTTGTCCAAACTCCACAATTAACTAGTACTTGGATAATTTTATCTAAgtagtaaaattattttgtcaATATATTATTGTACATACTTGAGCAAATTGGctaaccccttttttttataatttgaaggTACTTATCGGTGGCACTAATGCATATCCCATGCTATGGCATCTTTGTTCTGATTATGAAGCTGAAACACTTGGTACTATCAGCGAAGTTCCCCCAGTCCTATCAGTGCTTGAGATAACTTGCTCGGAAAGACAGCCTGAAGCAAAACCAGATTTAAATTACCtatagaatttttaaatttattcaatgaaggacaacaaaaaagagaaaaataccaAAGATAACACTTGAGAATTTATTCATTCATGTATGAAACAAATTCATAACAAAATTCTTCAATATAGTTATAGTAAGTTTTGAAAGATGCACAAATGGTCAAAAGAGGCAGTAGTCTATATATATTGAAACCAATATGTTCTCCTCCACCTCTCCTTTTATTCACTTGTAACATGGATTCTTTGTTGCCAGGCACTACCAGCAAGTCTGAAAGTAAACACAATCTATTTGCATCTCAAAAGAATTCGAACCACTAAAAATCATATCGAAATTTGTTGTGGTAGTGATATTTCTAGGCCTTATGGTGtgaaaaaagaaggagaaatgGTAACTTAAGCCTCAAAATTGAATGGTTGGTGTCACTGTTCACAAAAGGGATGCATGTTGTAATATGCTTTATGTGCTTTTTTGGCATGCTCAAAAATACTCCATTGCTTCACATTTGCGGTTTCAGATTCCCCACTACATCAACGTTTCCCTCACATTGCCACATTTAGATTCTCCCCCTTGTGAGTGTTTAATGTTGACTTTGAAACAGTGACATCTTGATAACCATTTTGGTTCCTCCCTCAAAATGTACATGGAGCCAACAAAAAGTACAAATGACCACCAAAATGAATAcacaaagaacaaaattatGATTAGTTAATGCTAAGTCAATAGGCCTACCTAGTGTTGTTACTAATAAGGGAAGTTAACTTTATCACACTCTTCATTAAACCAGTTTCAAGAATAAACAAATACATCTAATGTTTCAAATACATGTAACATCACACTTATAACATGTGAGTCTTGCTCACCTATGAGACTCGACTCATAATATGATGTTACATACATCTAAAATATTAGATACTACTTCTTTTGCGAGAGCATGTATAGATATGGCCCACCAATAAGGACGGAATTAGGATAATTCAAATCTAAACACTTGTTAGTTTGCGTATAATAGTTCTGTTCCTAGACCCAATGAATGAGTCCATTTGAATTCGTGGATGGTTACAACTTCAACTTACAAGTATAGAAAACCTGTAGATATTCTCCTCATCCTCATGTCCCTACATGTTCGAATGCCTAAGAGTTCATGACTTGTATAATCAAATCAGCAACGACATGGTTTGGATgtcatgtatttattttataatttgattacTAGTTTGAACACATATGTGGATGTGATTAAACAATATGGACCATATGGTAAACACTAAAACATGCATATCGTTTTAGTAAGAAAAACTGTGCAAGAAGCAAAATCGAAAGCATATTGTTTGATGGCTTAAATTCTTAGAATTTAAGCTTTgaccattttttaaaatgaaaaatataaatgtaattATGGGGGATTACAGCTATACCTAACATAGCTTAATTCCATGACCCTATAAAACCTTGTTAAATTGTCTTGTTCAGTAAAAGGATTtcaaaatctattttatttataatttgatagttgcaACAATAAGAGAGTGGGTTCAAAATCATAATCTAtgaaaaaagtaaaacatttttttgcTCCATCAGTCTACTGTTTCTTTATGTATTAATAGTGgcggagaaaaaaaataaaaactaaaaaaaaaaaattcaggggaacaaaaataaatctataataaaaaaaattaacccaagTAATAgactttgatatatatatatatatatatatataaattttcactaaaaaaaacttaataattaGTTAATCACTTGAAACTCTTAAGgacaaaaattagttttggattAATCAGGATTATGGCATATGTCCACTTTTATTTACATGTCATGATCTTGATAGGTTTAGTATACAAGAACATTGGAGCAAAGTCAAGTCAAATAATAACTTTAATAGAGTTTCATCTAGGAAAACATATTTTGTATTAAATGATACCTATAAAATTAGTTATCTTTTGCTGACATATCTctcatttattagattttgatacCGTTGACATGatatcatttgataccaaatagTTTCTCTTCATCTAGAGTAAATTACTTGAAACTTTTAATCATgaaattttagttgaaaaataatttttaaatttcttgaaaattaaGTAATAGAGTTTTATGTATAGTAAACTATCTTAGAAATAGAgttaaattttttggaaaaattacaCTATACCCCCGTTCTACACTTGGCCCCTTAAACTATGAGAATGTATACTTTACCCCTAAACTATAATCCATTTTACACTTACCCTCCTACTCCTAAATTATGAGAATGTACACTTCATCCTCTTAAACGATACCCTCTTTGCACTTATCCCTAAactataaaaatacatatttactTCCTAAATTATTACCCATAAAATAAGGTACAAAGTGTTACACCGGTATTATCGTAATCGTTTAGGTGTGGTAAGTATGCACGgtaaagtaaaatttttccaaTTCATTCCCCTTAAAGgcttaaataattataaaaggagttttttttttttttttttttgaaagtaaaaggagtttaatttataagttaatCCTATCTTAATATTAATTGGCCGCCTTTACAAAAACCAATTCCGACTAGGAAACTCATccccatatatataaatacgGTACCACAGtccataaattttttcatcCTTTCTGCGTTTTGTTCTCTCGTTCTGTTCTTTGCTACGCCGCCTACGGTATATTTGATCATGGTTGTTTCTGCTCGTGatgctcctcctcctcctcctccgtCTCCGGCGGCAGTGGTTGTACGTGAAGTATGGCAACACAACCTGGAGGATGAGTTCGACCTCATCAAGATTGCTCTAATGACTCACACAATCGTATCCATGGACACTGAATTCCCTGGAGTTATCTTCAAACCTGTTAACGTGGAAAAGCGCGACCTCGGAAGACTGCCACCCTTTTGGAACTATCAACTCATGCGACGCAACGTTAACGCCACCAATATTATCCAACTGGGTCTCGGTCTTTGCGACCACAGAGGTTGTTTGCCGAATCTCGGTACGGATTCTCAGTACGTGTGGCAGTTTAACTTCAAGGATTTTGACGTCCACAATGATCTCCAAAACCCTGAATCCATTGAGTTACTTGAGCGACAAGGAATTGATTTTGAGAAGAATTTGGAAGAGGGTATTGACTCTGCTGACTTTGCTGCACTGATGGTTGAGTCTGGGTTGGTTATGAATGGCTCTGATTTCACTTGGGTTACTTTCCATGGTGGCTATGATTTTGCCCATCTGATCAAGATCGTGACTGGCCAAGAACTCCCTTGCAATCTCGTGGAGTTTATGGATTTGGTGCAA of the Quercus robur chromosome 10, dhQueRobu3.1, whole genome shotgun sequence genome contains:
- the LOC126704245 gene encoding probable CCR4-associated factor 1 homolog 11, translated to MVVSARDAPPPPPPSPAAVVVREVWQHNLEDEFDLIKIALMTHTIVSMDTEFPGVIFKPVNVEKRDLGRLPPFWNYQLMRRNVNATNIIQLGLGLCDHRGCLPNLGTDSQYVWQFNFKDFDVHNDLQNPESIELLERQGIDFEKNLEEGIDSADFAALMVESGLVMNGSDFTWVTFHGGYDFAHLIKIVTGQELPCNLVEFMDLVQLNFGRRVFDVKHMIRFCDGLYGGLERVANTLGVQRVAGRSHQAGSDTLLTLQTFMKFMEVYFKEKKDSAIRHNGHLLRKVSFVLHGLELIEFDPSNEGLKLNPLGDE